One window from the genome of Rufibacter tibetensis encodes:
- the namA gene encoding NADPH dehydrogenase NamA — MSTLFSPLQIKSIQLKNRIVVSPMCQYSSQDGFANDWHLVHLGSRAVGGAGLILLEATAVSPEGRITPDDLGIWKDEHLPELKRIVSFLEANGSVAGIQLAHAGRKASHRAPWKGGNALHPGEEGAWTTVAPSAIPFQEGGITPVALDQEGIRKVLADFKAAAARALEAGFKVVEIHGAHGYLLHEFFSPLSNHRTDAYGASFENRVRLLLEVVDSVQEVWPAEYPLFVRISATDWTPDGWNEEDSVALARLLKEKGVDLIDTSTGGNVPKVRIPVGPGYQVRFAEKIKKEAQIMTGAVGMITTAQEAEEIISSGQADVVLLARELLRDPYFPLRAAKQLGVELEWPAQYQRARD, encoded by the coding sequence ATGAGCACTCTCTTTTCTCCCCTTCAAATCAAAAGCATACAGCTAAAAAATAGAATTGTCGTTTCTCCCATGTGCCAATACTCCAGCCAGGACGGGTTCGCAAACGACTGGCACCTGGTGCATTTGGGAAGCCGGGCTGTGGGTGGCGCAGGTTTGATTTTACTGGAAGCCACCGCTGTTTCGCCGGAAGGCCGCATTACACCAGATGATCTGGGTATCTGGAAAGACGAGCACCTCCCTGAACTGAAACGGATTGTCTCGTTCCTGGAGGCAAACGGTTCAGTAGCCGGTATCCAATTAGCCCATGCTGGTCGCAAAGCCAGCCACCGTGCCCCCTGGAAAGGAGGAAACGCGCTGCACCCCGGCGAAGAAGGTGCCTGGACTACTGTAGCGCCCAGTGCCATTCCGTTTCAGGAAGGTGGCATCACACCTGTGGCACTGGACCAGGAAGGTATCCGGAAAGTGCTGGCAGATTTTAAAGCGGCGGCAGCCCGAGCTTTAGAGGCCGGTTTTAAAGTGGTAGAGATTCACGGCGCCCATGGTTATCTTCTGCACGAGTTCTTTTCGCCGCTCAGCAACCACCGCACTGATGCCTACGGCGCCTCCTTTGAAAACCGGGTCCGGTTGCTTCTGGAAGTAGTGGATTCTGTGCAGGAAGTCTGGCCAGCAGAGTATCCGCTGTTTGTAAGAATCTCGGCTACTGACTGGACGCCAGATGGCTGGAACGAAGAAGACTCTGTTGCTTTGGCCAGGTTGCTGAAAGAGAAAGGCGTAGATTTAATTGACACCTCCACGGGCGGAAACGTACCCAAAGTACGCATTCCTGTAGGGCCTGGCTATCAAGTTCGTTTTGCTGAGAAAATCAAAAAAGAGGCCCAAATCATGACTGGCGCTGTGGGCATGATCACCACTGCGCAGGAAGCGGAAGAAATCATTTCCAGCGGCCAGGCAGATGTGGTGCTCCTCGCCCGCGAATTGCTCCGCGACCCCTATTTCCCACTGCGGGCTGCCAAACAACTAGGCGTAGAACTGGAATGGCCAGCTCAATACCAAAGAGCCAGAGATTAA
- a CDS encoding nuclear transport factor 2 family protein yields the protein MTKKVVALLGLCMMLSLLVQAQSKEEKKVAAAVEKLKQAMISGERKDLEAVTSNSLSYGHSSGKLEDKAAFVQAIVSGQSDFISIDLANQTVQVTGKTAIVRHQLSGQTNDSDKPGTVKLGVLLVWAKEGGDWRLLARQAYKL from the coding sequence ATGACTAAGAAAGTAGTTGCCCTCTTGGGCTTATGTATGATGCTTAGCCTGTTGGTGCAGGCACAATCTAAAGAGGAAAAGAAGGTAGCCGCTGCCGTAGAAAAACTGAAGCAAGCTATGATCTCTGGAGAGCGCAAGGACCTGGAAGCGGTTACTTCAAACAGCCTGAGTTATGGGCATTCCAGCGGCAAACTGGAAGACAAAGCCGCCTTCGTGCAAGCCATTGTAAGTGGTCAATCTGACTTCATAAGCATTGACCTGGCAAACCAAACCGTTCAGGTGACGGGCAAAACAGCCATTGTTCGGCACCAATTATCTGGGCAGACCAATGACAGCGACAAGCCCGGAACTGTGAAATTGGGTGTGCTGCTGGTGTGGGCAAAAGAAGGTGGCGACTGGAGGCTTTTGGCCCGTCAAGCTTATAAGTTGTAA
- a CDS encoding cystathionine gamma-synthase, protein MKFGTKTIHAGVEPDPTTGAIMTPIYQTSTYVQRSPGDHNGYEYSRTHNPTRTALQNALAALENGKHGLCFASGMAATDCIIKMLRPGDEVIATNDLYGGTYRIFTKVFQEYGIKFQFVSMAEISNIDQYVTENTKMIWVETPTNPLLNIIDIKGAAEICKRRNLLLVVDNTFSTPYLQTPIDLGADIVMHSLTKYMAGHSDVVMGAIVVQDDELAQRLAFIQNACGGTPGPQDCFLVLRGLKTLHVRMQRHCENGRVVADYLRQHPKVGRVFWPGFEDHPNHQIAKEQMRDFGGMISFELKGDRMEDAIQVLEKLHYFALAESLGGVESLCGHPATMTHASIPQVERLKGGLSDSLIRLSVGIEDVEDLVADLEQAIG, encoded by the coding sequence ATGAAATTCGGAACCAAGACCATACACGCTGGCGTAGAGCCAGATCCTACCACTGGCGCCATCATGACGCCCATTTACCAAACCTCCACGTATGTGCAGCGCTCTCCCGGAGACCACAACGGCTATGAGTATTCCCGTACGCATAATCCTACTAGAACTGCGCTGCAAAATGCGTTGGCTGCCCTGGAAAACGGCAAGCATGGCCTCTGCTTTGCCTCAGGTATGGCAGCTACTGACTGCATCATCAAAATGTTGAGACCCGGCGATGAGGTGATTGCTACAAACGACCTGTACGGTGGTACCTACCGCATCTTCACCAAGGTATTTCAGGAGTATGGCATCAAGTTCCAGTTTGTGTCTATGGCCGAAATCAGTAACATAGACCAGTATGTAACGGAGAACACCAAAATGATTTGGGTAGAAACGCCCACTAACCCGCTCCTTAACATAATTGACATCAAAGGTGCTGCCGAAATCTGCAAAAGACGAAACCTGCTGCTGGTGGTGGACAACACCTTCTCCACACCGTACCTGCAAACTCCGATTGATTTAGGCGCTGATATTGTCATGCACTCCCTAACCAAGTACATGGCCGGTCACTCAGATGTGGTGATGGGCGCCATTGTGGTACAGGACGATGAACTGGCCCAACGCCTGGCCTTCATCCAGAACGCCTGCGGTGGCACTCCAGGTCCGCAGGACTGTTTCCTAGTGCTAAGAGGCTTGAAGACCCTGCACGTACGCATGCAGCGCCACTGTGAGAACGGAAGAGTCGTTGCCGACTACCTGCGTCAACACCCTAAAGTGGGTAGAGTGTTCTGGCCAGGCTTTGAAGATCATCCTAACCACCAGATTGCCAAAGAGCAGATGCGCGATTTCGGGGGGATGATCTCTTTTGAGTTGAAAGGTGATCGGATGGAAGATGCAATCCAGGTACTGGAGAAACTGCATTATTTTGCGTTGGCAGAATCCTTGGGCGGCGTAGAATCATTATGCGGACACCCCGCTACCATGACGCACGCCAGCATTCCGCAGGTAGAGCGTCTGAAAGGCGGTTTGTCTGACTCGCTCATCAGGTTAAGCGTAGGCATTGAAGATGTAGAAGATTTGGTCGCCGATTTGGAGCAGGCCATCGGATAA
- a CDS encoding TVP38/TMEM64 family protein, translating to MWKKLLEQNTGTLLYSLLLVVIPVLASSGLALWLYHNTALLESLSPLQQIFYFLVVSLTMAFAITPTTFVALATGFFFGWTAFIGVVVSYGFAALIGYTVAKLIDHGKMTTFLHQFPKAEGVMNELREQSMSLIILTRISPVLPFAFMTFVLSLVQVPRGRFLLASMLGMLPRTIFFFWMGTQAQDLLALLQDPNAGTSGKLLLGALVVISLGGLYFLLNHAIKKALSRSR from the coding sequence ATGTGGAAGAAACTCCTGGAACAAAATACTGGTACGCTTCTTTACTCTTTATTGCTTGTTGTAATTCCAGTGCTGGCCAGTTCCGGTCTGGCACTTTGGCTGTATCATAATACTGCCTTGTTAGAATCCCTTTCGCCATTACAGCAAATTTTCTACTTTTTGGTGGTTTCCCTTACCATGGCGTTTGCCATTACCCCAACTACGTTTGTTGCATTGGCTACAGGCTTCTTCTTCGGGTGGACTGCTTTCATAGGAGTGGTAGTCTCTTATGGGTTTGCTGCCCTCATTGGCTACACGGTGGCAAAACTTATTGACCATGGAAAGATGACCACCTTCCTACATCAGTTCCCTAAAGCGGAAGGCGTAATGAACGAGCTCCGCGAACAAAGCATGAGTTTGATTATCCTGACCCGCATTTCCCCGGTTCTGCCGTTCGCATTTATGACCTTTGTATTGTCGTTAGTGCAGGTACCCCGCGGACGATTCCTGCTGGCCAGTATGCTGGGAATGTTGCCGCGTACGATCTTCTTCTTCTGGATGGGCACCCAGGCCCAAGACTTGCTGGCCCTCTTGCAAGACCCAAACGCTGGCACGTCTGGCAAGCTTTTATTGGGTGCACTGGTGGTGATTTCTTTGGGAGGCTTGTATTTCTTACTCAACCATGCCATCAAAAAAGCCTTATCCAGAAGCAGATAG
- a CDS encoding RCC1 domain-containing protein has protein sequence MKFTCTSITPPLSTNQRHTASRAFHWFCALLGFLWLCPTSAFLQAKPKATTSFHSNTSVVFTDGPKYTPIDVSAIEALIGKKVVSVAKGNGLPAGPLSLENSEHTLALAFDGTVYSWGNGRYGQLGSETYYSATPLQVLGLSGIKAIAAGGYHSLAIGADGSVYAWGLNASGQIE, from the coding sequence ATGAAATTTACTTGTACAAGTATTACTCCCCCACTATCCACAAATCAAAGGCATACTGCTTCTAGAGCTTTTCACTGGTTCTGCGCTTTGTTAGGCTTTCTCTGGCTATGCCCCACCTCTGCCTTTCTTCAAGCTAAGCCCAAGGCGACCACCAGTTTCCACTCCAACACGTCCGTCGTCTTTACTGACGGTCCAAAATACACCCCGATAGATGTGTCAGCTATTGAAGCTTTGATAGGAAAGAAAGTCGTTAGCGTTGCTAAAGGCAATGGTCTACCAGCTGGACCACTAAGCTTGGAGAATTCTGAACACACACTTGCCCTCGCATTTGATGGAACTGTCTATTCTTGGGGAAATGGGAGGTATGGCCAGCTGGGTAGTGAAACCTATTATTCAGCTACCCCTCTTCAAGTGCTAGGCCTTTCCGGGATAAAGGCAATCGCCGCCGGTGGGTACCATTCGCTTGCCATTGGGGCGGACGGCTCTGTTTATGCCTGGGGCCTAAACGCGTCGGGCCAGATAGAATAA
- a CDS encoding T9SS type A sorting domain-containing protein gives MPKKIEGLSNIKAIAGGGLHSLAMDGEGNVFSWGEGGNNLDFFYTYYNGRGQLARVLSSAKAIAAGNYHSLAILEDGSVYEWGHYMSTQMQALNPGRKVPFWFPPRGNKVQGLGGVKAISAGSFNSLALGMDGKVYGWGYTTKEHEAIGTMPWGETTSYRYSEYSSSFAAVQLEIPFPASCVDPVVSFTASPTVLGSATTFTDLTTNAAPDAAYSWDFDGDGIADSYSKGNATFTYPAPGTYSARLTVGNGICEQSFSLQVNVQAPPIASFVTGGGKFPSPAGAYKPAPDTNPAMPYVSPAGEATFNLTSKYEKGNLTPIGATHIKFKLANMNFESTAQEWLTVSGSLAQYQGSGKINGTGNYGYLVMAVDGDGKGNDKGDRLRVKIWDKRTGFMVYDNEREGTAGGAPSTAITQGSIVIHQANIKSIGSKAVATLEPSLQLHQNIPNPFSGSTHINFEVKESAAVSLKVYNLMGQEVATLFNGTAEAGKLYETTLQSGNLAGGVYYYTLSNGGWKVTKRMVLNK, from the coding sequence GTGCCGAAAAAGATAGAAGGGCTCTCCAACATAAAGGCTATCGCTGGAGGGGGCTTACACTCACTGGCCATGGACGGGGAAGGAAATGTCTTCTCCTGGGGAGAGGGCGGGAACAACCTTGATTTCTTTTATACTTATTACAACGGGCGAGGGCAATTAGCCCGTGTCCTTTCCAGTGCAAAAGCAATCGCGGCGGGTAATTACCATTCACTTGCCATTTTAGAGGATGGATCTGTTTATGAATGGGGGCATTATATGTCAACTCAAATGCAAGCCCTAAATCCAGGCCGTAAAGTACCATTTTGGTTTCCGCCAAGGGGAAACAAAGTACAAGGCCTCGGCGGGGTCAAAGCAATCTCTGCTGGCTCCTTCAATTCCCTAGCCTTGGGAATGGATGGCAAAGTATATGGGTGGGGCTATACCACAAAAGAGCATGAGGCAATAGGAACCATGCCATGGGGTGAGACGACTTCATATAGATACTCTGAGTACTCCTCGTCGTTTGCTGCAGTGCAGTTGGAGATACCGTTTCCCGCCTCATGCGTTGATCCCGTTGTTTCCTTTACTGCCTCACCAACAGTCTTAGGCTCTGCCACAACTTTTACGGATCTCACGACTAATGCGGCTCCTGATGCAGCCTATTCATGGGATTTCGATGGAGATGGCATAGCGGACAGCTACTCAAAGGGGAACGCAACCTTTACTTATCCAGCTCCTGGAACATACTCTGCGAGATTGACAGTAGGGAATGGAATCTGTGAACAAAGTTTCTCTTTACAAGTGAATGTGCAGGCTCCTCCTATCGCCTCATTCGTAACAGGAGGAGGGAAATTCCCTTCACCAGCTGGCGCCTACAAACCTGCCCCAGATACTAACCCAGCCATGCCGTATGTATCTCCCGCCGGGGAAGCTACTTTCAACTTGACTTCAAAATATGAGAAAGGAAACCTGACACCTATTGGAGCCACCCACATCAAATTCAAGCTGGCTAACATGAATTTTGAGAGCACCGCACAGGAGTGGTTGACTGTATCTGGCTCATTAGCTCAATACCAAGGATCAGGCAAAATTAACGGCACAGGCAACTACGGGTACCTGGTGATGGCCGTTGATGGGGATGGAAAAGGCAATGACAAGGGAGACCGGCTAAGGGTCAAGATTTGGGACAAGAGAACCGGCTTTATGGTTTACGATAACGAGAGGGAAGGAACTGCTGGAGGTGCCCCCTCCACTGCCATAACCCAAGGCTCCATTGTTATACACCAAGCTAACATTAAATCTATAGGGTCTAAAGCAGTAGCGACTTTAGAGCCATCTCTACAGTTGCACCAAAACATACCTAACCCTTTCAGCGGCAGCACTCACATAAATTTTGAGGTAAAAGAGAGCGCAGCAGTTTCCCTTAAAGTGTACAACCTCATGGGTCAAGAAGTGGCCACCTTATTCAATGGAACAGCCGAAGCAGGCAAATTGTATGAAACAACCTTACAGTCTGGCAACCTGGCCGGAGGAGTGTACTACTACACCCTATCCAATGGAGGCTGGAAAGTGACCAAACGTATGGTGTTGAACAAATAA
- a CDS encoding glycosyltransferase: MNLNMLLSGYAAIITLAWVCASIYLLVNCRKVQFLKDMSPNLNMVEPRVAIIVAVKDEEAELEEALISVCQLDYKNLRIIVVNDRSTDRTPEILQKIAQENPVITVITIEELPKGWLGKSHALYQGYKASAEEWLLFTDADVIFGRQALKKAMHYVTEHQLDHLAVLPEITSRSALFKAMMSTFSMMLEFRQRPWDIRNPASKASIGIGAFNLVRRSAYEKAGTHTAFSLRPDDDLKLGERIKAAGLRPDVLYGEKEVSLEWYTSLNEFVNGLMKNTFSISNYHLPTAIGMALATFLVFVLPMPFLLLSGGYNFILALVMLTSQIFLMLFKPGIHGKWWHALMIPFAGAVIVYILLKSAFITIKQGGIYWRDSFYPLAELKKQR, translated from the coding sequence ATGAATCTCAACATGCTCTTGTCTGGTTATGCGGCCATCATTACCCTGGCTTGGGTTTGCGCCAGCATTTACTTATTAGTAAACTGCCGCAAAGTGCAATTCCTGAAAGATATGTCCCCAAATCTTAATATGGTTGAGCCGCGGGTGGCAATAATAGTTGCCGTAAAAGATGAGGAGGCAGAACTTGAGGAAGCATTGATCAGTGTCTGTCAACTGGATTATAAAAATTTAAGGATCATTGTGGTGAATGACCGCTCAACTGATAGAACTCCAGAAATCCTCCAAAAAATAGCGCAGGAAAACCCGGTCATCACAGTTATTACCATTGAAGAACTTCCCAAAGGATGGCTAGGCAAAAGCCATGCTCTGTACCAGGGCTACAAAGCATCGGCAGAGGAATGGCTTCTTTTCACCGATGCAGACGTCATCTTTGGCCGGCAAGCCTTAAAGAAAGCCATGCACTATGTAACCGAACACCAGTTAGATCACCTGGCGGTCTTGCCTGAAATAACTTCCCGCTCTGCTCTTTTCAAAGCCATGATGAGTACATTTTCCATGATGCTGGAGTTCAGGCAACGCCCCTGGGACATACGAAACCCTGCTTCCAAGGCATCCATAGGCATTGGTGCCTTTAACCTGGTCAGGCGTTCTGCTTACGAGAAAGCCGGTACCCATACTGCTTTTTCCCTTCGGCCAGACGATGACCTGAAACTGGGAGAACGTATAAAAGCAGCAGGTCTCCGGCCAGATGTGCTGTACGGCGAAAAAGAAGTGTCTTTGGAGTGGTATACCAGCCTGAATGAATTCGTGAACGGGCTCATGAAGAACACCTTTTCCATTTCAAACTACCATTTACCCACCGCCATAGGCATGGCCTTGGCTACCTTCCTGGTTTTTGTACTCCCCATGCCTTTTTTGCTGTTATCAGGCGGGTACAACTTCATCCTTGCTTTGGTCATGCTCACTTCCCAGATCTTCCTGATGCTTTTCAAACCCGGAATCCATGGTAAATGGTGGCACGCCCTCATGATTCCGTTTGCAGGAGCGGTGATCGTTTACATTCTCCTCAAATCGGCTTTTATCACAATAAAACAAGGTGGAATTTATTGGCGCGACAGCTTTTATCCTTTGGCAGAGTTAAAGAAGCAGCGATAA